The Streptomyces sp. NBC_00459 DNA segment GGGTGCATGCGCGCTCCTCGTGTGCCTTGCGCTCCGCTTCCGCGAGGAGTCGGGAGCCCAGGCCGCTGCCCCGGTGCGGGGCGTCGACCCAGAGATACGCCACATGCAGCCAGGCCGTCCAGGTGTGGCCGACGAGGCCGCCGGCCAGGCTTCCGTCCTCGTTCAACGCCCATACGTGGAGCGGGATTTCGCGCTCGGCAGGGGTGCCGCGCAGGGCGCGCAGGACGGGTGATGCCGCCGTGTTCGCGTCGCGCAACCGCGACCGGAGCAGGGTGAGCCATTCCTTGTCGACTTCTGTCTCAATACGAAACATGCGGCACACCATAAACGCCCTGGCCAATCAGTTCTGTGAATTACCTTCCGCTCCTGCCTCCCGGCCGTACCCTGATGAACAGCACCGGTGGGGGCCGGTGCTGATCAGGGGGCGAGACAGTCGGGTACGACGCCCGGAGTGGGGGTAGCAGTCATCGCACGGCGGCGGCCGTGCGCCGGTGACCGCGGCAGCCCCGTCCCAGGCCAGAAGCAACAGCCGGGGACTGCTCCGGGCGTCGTGTCCGCACGGGTTGTCCCCCCGACGATTGGGTGTCCCCAGCTCTTGAGGAGCTCGGGGAAGGGGGTTTCAGTGGTTCGCATCCGAGTCCTGGTCGTCGACGACCATCGCATCTTCGCCGAGTCGCTCGCCGCCGCCCTGGCGGCGGAGCCCGACGTCGACGTCTCCGCCGCAGGCAGCGGTCCCGCCGCGCTGCGCAGTCTGGAGCGCGCGGTGGCCGAGGGCCGCCGGTTCGACGTCCTGCTCGTCGACTCCGACCTGGGCGGCAACGTGCCCGGGGCGCGGTCGGCGGTGCCCGTGCAGGAGGGCAACGCGGAGGGTCTCGTCGACGGCATCTCGCTGGTCGCGGGCGTCCGTTCGGCACATCCGCATGTACGGATCGTCGTCCTCGCCGAGAAGGACGACCCCCGTAGGGCCGCGCTCGCCCTGCAGGCCGGCGCCTCCGGCTGGGTCGCCAAGGACTGCTCTCTGTCCCGGCTGCTGACCGTCATCCGGGGCGTGCTGCGCGACGAGACGCATCTCCCGCCGGCCCTTCTCACCGGTGTGCTGCGCGAGTTGACCGCCGCCCGCAAGCACCGCACCGAGAGCGAGCGGCTCGTCGAGTCGCTGACGCCCAGGGAGCGGGAAGTGCTGCGGTGCATGGTCGCCGGGCTGGGCCGGAAAGCCGTTGCCGAACGGCTGTTCCTCTCCCCGCACACCGTGCGTACACACATGCAGAACGTGCTGGGCAAACTCGGCGTCCACTCCACGCTCGCCGCCGTCGCTCTCGCCCGACGGGCCGGGGTCGGACCCGTCGACCTGGGCCACGGTGGACGGATCACGGTGGAGGAGAGCAGCAGCGCCTGACCGGTGGCAGCACCTGACCGGTCGGCGTATCCCGGTGTCAGCCGGGGATGTTGTCGAACGGCGCGGTCAACTGGCGCAGCAGCCCCGCCAGTTCGCCCCGCTGTCCCCGTGACAGCTCCGCCAGGATCGCGCGCTCCTGGTCGAGCAGGCCCGCGAGCGCCTGATCCGCCCTGTCCTGGCCC contains these protein-coding regions:
- a CDS encoding response regulator transcription factor codes for the protein MVRIRVLVVDDHRIFAESLAAALAAEPDVDVSAAGSGPAALRSLERAVAEGRRFDVLLVDSDLGGNVPGARSAVPVQEGNAEGLVDGISLVAGVRSAHPHVRIVVLAEKDDPRRAALALQAGASGWVAKDCSLSRLLTVIRGVLRDETHLPPALLTGVLRELTAARKHRTESERLVESLTPREREVLRCMVAGLGRKAVAERLFLSPHTVRTHMQNVLGKLGVHSTLAAVALARRAGVGPVDLGHGGRITVEESSSA
- a CDS encoding GNAT family N-acetyltransferase; translated protein: MVCRMFRIETEVDKEWLTLLRSRLRDANTAASPVLRALRGTPAEREIPLHVWALNEDGSLAGGLVGHTWTAWLHVAYLWVDAPHRGSGLGSRLLAEAERKAHEERACTHARLETWDFQAPDFYRKQGYEVVCVIPDYPPGVTEYTLTKRLRTVTPG